The genomic interval CAGGGCGACGGGCTGGACGGGGTGGTCGGGGTGATCGGGCGTGAGCGGATGCTCCTCGTGCTCGACAATTTCGAGCATCTGCTGGGGGACGCAGACACCACGCAGGCCCTGCTGGAACGCTGCGAGGGCCTGCGCCTGATGGTGACCTCGCGCGAGCGGCTGGGCGTGGAGGCCGAGTGGCTGCTGCCCGTACAGGGGCTGGCGTATCCCGAGGAGCAGGATTTCGGCCCGGTCCACGCCGGGCAGTTCGACGCGGTGGGGCTCTTCGTCGAGCGGGCCCGCCGGGTGCGGCCGGACTTCGCACCGACGGACGAAACGCTGCCCCACCTGCTGGCCCTGTGCCGCCTCGTCGAGGGGGCGCCGCTGGGGCTCGAACTCGCCGCGGTCTGGGTGCGCGCGCTGCCTTTGGAGGAGATCGCCCGGGAACTCGCACAGAACCTGGACTTCCTGGGGCCGGGGGAGCGCGGCCGGCCCGAGCGGCACCGCGGCCTGCGGGCGGTGTTCGAGCACTCCTGGCGGCTGCTGAGCCCGGCCGAGCAGGAGGTCCTGGCGGGGCTCGCCGTCTTCCGGGGCGGCTTTCGGCTGGAGGCGGCCCGGCAGGTGGTGGGGGCGCCGCTGCCCGTGCTGGCCTCGCTGGTGGACAAGTCCCTGCTGCGGGCGCACCCCACGGGACGGTACGGCCGCCACGCGCTGCTCTACGGCTACACCCGCGAGAAGCTGGCCGGGCACCCGGACCGGGAGGCCGAGCTGCGGGCCCGGCACGGCGCGTACTTCCTGGGCTTCCTTCAGGGGCTGGGCAGGGCGCTGCGGGGACCGGACCAGAAAGCGGCGCTCGCGGCGGTGGACGCCGACCTGGAAAATGTCCGGCTCGCGTGGGGCTGGGCCGTGGAGCACCGCCGGGCGGGTGACCTGGGGAGAGCGGCCGCTCCCCTTGCGCACTACTGCACCTCGCGCGCCCGCTCCCGGGAGGGCGTGGAGTGGCTGGCGGGGGCCGAGGCCGCCCTGAGTGACGCCGAGCCCGCCCACCGGACAGCCCTGGGTCAGCTCTGGGTCGCGGGAGCCCCCCTGCTCCACCGCCTGGGGCGCCACGCCGAGGCCGAGCGGTGGGCGGGGCGCGGCCTCGCCCTGGCCCGGGAGCAGGGGGAGGAGGGGGCGGCGCTCCCGGCCCTCACGCTGCTGGGCAGCCTGACCTGGCGGCGGGGCGACTACGGCCGGGCCCGGAGCTTTTTGGAGGAGGCCGTCGCCCTGGCCCGGACCCGGGGGGAGCCGTTCAACCTGGCCGACAGCCTCAACCTGCTGGGCAACGTCACGCTCGACAGCGGGGACCTCGCCGGGGCCGGGCGGCACTACGAGGCGGCCCTCGCCCTGCACCGCACGCTCGGGCACCAGGCCGAGGTCGTGCGGCTGCTCAACAACCTGGGGTGTCTGGCCGCCTACCAGGGGCAGCTCGGCGCATCGGTGGCCCGGCTGGAAGAGGGCCTGCGGCTCGCCCGCGACGTCGGCCTGCCGCGGCTGGTGGCCCAGCTCCTGTCGAGCCTCGCGGAGACCCAGCACGAGCAGGGGGAATGGGCCTGCGCCGCCGCCACCGCCCGCGAGGCCCTGGACCTGGCGCGGCGCAGCGGGGACCGGCGGCTGGAGGGCATCTTGCTGATGGACCTGGGGCGCACGGCCACCGCCTCCGGGGCGCTGGAGCAGGGACGGCGGCAGCTCCGGGAGGCTCTGGCGCTGCTGTGGAGCCTGGGCGAACTCCCGCAGGTCCTGCGCACGCTGGCCCGCTGGGCGGAGTGGTACCTGGCGGCGGCGCAGCCCGGGCGGGCCGCCGCCCTGCTCGATCTCGTCGTGCGGCATCCCAAGACCAAGGGGGTGGACCAGGGCCCCGCCCGGCGGTTGCGCGCCGAACTGGGCGGCGGGGAGAGGAGCGCGTCAGAAGACCCGGAGGCAGACCTGACGGCGGCGGTCGCGGAACTCGTCGGGCCCCCACCGTGAGCAAGGAGCAGGGTGCCGGACGGCGACGCTCTCAAGGCTCCCGGCCCAGGCCCGGGGAGCGAGCAACCTCCATCGGCCACAAGGTCGGTGCAGGAGTCCTGCTGGACGCGCCGCCCGCCGACAGACCAGGCACCGGACAGGCACGCGCGGGCCCTGGCCGCCCCACAGAAGACGACGCGGGCCCTGACGCACGACCGGCCCACCCCCCAGGCTCCTTGCCCCGCATCGTCCGGACGCCGCTCGACATTCTTGCCCGCGAGGCTCGGGGACGCCCGTTCCCCGCCCCTTCAGCATTGCCTGACTGGAGCCGTCTCCCCGGGCTTCAAGACCTGTGGGGTGACCGTGGACCTGACCGGAAGACCCCTTCAAGCGAAAGGGGGCGCACCCTCCCGAGTGAGCCCAGACCCGCCCGCTGGCCGCAGTGAACGAGCCCAACGCACCGATGTTCGGCCGGACATCCCGCCGCTGCCGGGCGGCGGGTCCGGCCACCGTCAGCGCGCCGCCTCCCCAGCCCCCGCCGCGTAGCCGCGCGCCTGGAGGGCGTAGAGGGCCGCGTACTGACCGCCCCGGGCGATCAGCTCGGCGTGGCTGCCCGCTTCCGTCACCACGCCGCCCTCCAGCAGGACGATCCGGTCGGCGAGCCGGACGGTGGAGAAGCGGTGCGAGATCAGGACGGTGATGCGCTCCCCGGCCTGCGCCCGCAACGCCTCGATGGTCTCGAACTCGGCCCGCGCGTCGAGGGCGGCGGTGGGCTCGTCGAACACCAGGACGGAAGCGTCCCGGAAATACAGCCGCGCCAGGGCGAGGCGCTGCCACTGCCCCCCCGAGAGCTGCCGCCCGCCCTGGAAGAGCCGCCCCAGCGGCGTGTCGATCCCCTGCGGCAGCGTGTCCACGAAGGCGGCCCCGGCCTGCCGCACGGCGCCCTCGACGCGCGGCCCGTCCTCCAGGCGGCCCACCTCGGCAATCGCCACGTTCTCGCGGGCGCTCATCTGGTACTGGCCGTAGTCCTGAAAGATGATGCTCATCTGCCGCTGCACGCTGCGGGGCGAGAAGCGCGAGGCGTCCAGGCCATTGAGCAGGATGCGCCCGCCGGTCGGCTCGAAGAGCCGGGTCAGCAGCTTGACCAGGGTGGTCTTCCCCGCCCCGTTCTCGCCCACGAGGGCCAGCGCCTCGCCCCGGCGGACGGTGAAGCTCACCCCGCGCAGCACGTCGCGGTCGGTGAGGGGATAGCGGAAGCCCACGTCCTGAAACTCGACCGTCTCGATGTTTCCCTGCCACTCCTCCCCCGCGTCGAGGTCACGCCCGGGTTTCTCCAGAAAGTCGAAGAGGTTGCGCATGTACAGCAGGTTCTGGTAGATGCCGCTGACCCCGTTCAGCAGCCCCGCGACCGTCCCCTGCACCTGCGCGATTCCCAGGACGAAGATGCTGAAATCGCCCACCGTGATCTCCCCGGCGGCGGCGCGGCGCAGGATCAGGGCGCTCGCCAGCCCGGTCAGCAGCGCCGAGGCCAGGGCCGCCCCGAAGCCCCAGCGCGAGCGGCGGCGAATGATGTCCTCCAGTTGCCGCCGGAAGCCCAGGTAGTAGTCGCGCCAGCGCCGCAGCAGGTAGGGCTCGAAGCCGAAGAGCCGCACCTCCTTCACGAGCCCGTCCGAGGTCAGCAGCCCGCCGAGGTAGTTCTGTACCCGCGCGTCGTGGGTCTGCCAGCGCAGCATCCGGTAGTTCTCCACGCCGAACTTGTTGCTCACCCACACGCCCGGCAGGCTCGCCAGCAGCACGAGGGGCAGCACCCACACGCCCAGCCGCGCCATCAGGGCGCCGACCGACACCAGCGTGACGACGGCGCCCGCCAGCCCGACGAGCTGGGTCGCCACCCCCAGGGGCCGGGAGCCCACCTCGCGGTAGGCCTGCTGCAACTGGTCGTAGGTCTCGGCGTGCTCGAAGGCCTCCACGCTCATGCCCGACGCCTTGTCGAGGATGCGGCGGCTGACCCCGTGCTGGAGGCTGTCGCCGAGGAGCTGCTGGGCCGCCCCCTGCACGGTGGAGAGCAGGCTGCCGAACACCCCCAGCGCGACCTGCACCCCCAGCAAGGCGAGGAGCGCCCGGTACGTCACGCCCCCCTGCGCCGCGCGGGCCACCTCGTCGAGCAGCAGCTTGCCCACGTACAGGTTCGCGGCGGGCAGGGCGCTCGCGGCGAGGCTGGTGGCCGCGTAGGTCAGGCTGTGCCGGGGGCTGGCGAGCCACACCAACCGCAGCGTCTGGAGCAGGTCGGCGGCCCGCTGCCGGGGGGTCAGGGCGTCGGGGGGCGCGGGCGGGGCGGGGCGGGGACGGGTCATCTGCGAGGAGTGTGGCGCGCGGAGCCGAAGGCGATGGTGCTCCGGTCCCGCTTGAGCCCGGGCACGGGAACAGGCGAGGCGCGTTAAGCTGTGCGGCGGACATCGCATGACGGAGTTGAAGGGCTTTCGCACACCACAGCAAGACCGCAGCCGCCAGTCGTTCGAGCGGGTGCTGGAGGCCGCGACCGAGCTGCTCGGGGAGAAGGGCTACGAGCAGCTCACGCTGGCGGAGGTCAGCCAGCGCGCGGGGGTGTCCACCGGCTCGATCTACGGGCGGGTGCGCGGCAAGGAGGACCTGCTCGACGCGGTGCAGGTGCACATTCTGGAACGGGTCGAGCGGCAGCAGACCGAGCTGCTGGACGCGATTCGCGCCGAGCGCCTGCCCTTCGACGCCCTGGTCGTCCAGATGGTGACGGCGCTGGGCGAGTTCCTGAGGGCCCAGGCCAACCTCCTGCGTCCCCTGATGGCGCGGGCCCCCTCCAACCCCACCGTCGCCACCCTGGGCAAGCGCTCCTTCCACAAGCTGAAACGGGGCTGGGCCGACACCCTGCTCGACCACCGCGCCGAGATCGGTCATCCCCGGCCCGAGCACGCGGTGGACGCCTGCTTCTCGCTCGCCTACGCCGCCTTCGCCCGCTACCTGGGCCTGGGCTCGGCGGCCGACGTGGCGGGCGAGGGCGACTGGGACGAACTGGGGCGCGACCTCGGCGAGATGAGCGTGCTGTTCTTGCGCTACCGGATGACGCCCTGACCCGTCACCCCTCCGGGCCACCTCCGCTTCGCAGGTCCCCTCAAAGGAGGCGGCAGAAGGGATTCTCCGGCGTCCGTCCCCGGCTCCCCTCTCCTTCTGGGCTGGTCCAGTCTCAGCGAAGCCGACCGAGGGGTTGACCGGGGCCAGCCCTCCAGCGCCGAACCTTGACTTTTGATCAAATCTGTCGCACTCTAAATCAGAATCATAATTTTAGTTTTGCTCGTGGCCGCCTCGCCGCCCATCTCCTACCTGTCCCGGAGGACTCCATGCGCTTTTCCGTCTTTCTCGTCGGCCGTTCCACCGCACCCGAACAGGACCGCGCCATCATCGGGGCGCTGACCGAGCACGCCCGGGAGGCCGAGGCGCTGGGCTACGACGCCGTGTTCATGCCCGACCACCACTTCACCGGGTACGCCCCGATGTCGAGCGATCCCTTCGTGTTCGCGGCGTACCTGGCGGGCCAGCTCAAGAGGATGCACTTCGGCATGTCGGTCACCACGGTGCCCCTGCACCACCCGGTGCGCTTCGCCGAACGGGTCAACCTGCTCGACCAGCTCACCGGGGGGAGACTGCTGGTCGGCATCGGCAGCGGCACCACACCCGAGGAGATGATCGGCTTCGGGGTGAATTACAAGGAAACGTCCCGCATCGCCCAGGAGAACCTCGACATCGCCGAGCGGCTGTGGCAGAAGGCGGTGGACGACGACCCCGTGCAGTTCGACACCGGGCACTACAAGGGGGCGGTCATCCAGCGCATCGTTCCCGCGCCCTACGGCGAGCGGCACGCGCCCCTGATGAGCGTGGCCCTGCGCGAGTCGAGCGCCCTGCGCGCGGCCCAGAGCGGCTACCCGGCCTTCATCCCCGCCTTCACGCCGCCCAAGATCGGGGGCACCGAGCCCTTCACCCACGTGCAGAAATACTTCAAGGTGTACCGAGACGCTCTGCTGGCCGCCGGTCATCCTGAAGAGGTGGTGCGCTCCGCGCTCTCGTGGACCACCCACACCTACCAGTGCGTGCATGTCGCCGAGACGGACGAGCAGGCGCGTGAGGAACTGGAGGTGATTCTGAGGGGCTACCAGGCGGCCATCGACCGCGAGATGGTCTACAACAAGCGCGCCGAGGAGATCAGCGACGTGAAAATCCACGGAACGCCGGACGCCCTGAGCGAGGACTGGATCGGGACGTGGTGCCTGTACGGCAGCCCGGAGACGGTGCGGGCGCACCTTCAGGAGTACCGGGACCTCGGGATCGGCAACGTGTTGATGGGCTTTACCAACGGGCCGCTGACCGACGAGCGTTTGCGGCTGGGGCGGCAGTCCATGCGGCTGTTCGCCGAGCGGGTCATGCCGCACTTCAAGGCGCAGGAGCGGGTCGGAGTCGGCGCGTGACCGCCCCGTTCATCGTGGGGATCGGCGGCACCACCCGGCCCGGCTCCAGCGGCGAGAAGGCGCTCAGGGTGACGTTGGGACACGCCGAGCGGGCGGGAGCGCGCACGCAGCTCTTCGGCGGGGCCGAACTCGCCGGGCTGCCCCTCTACGCCCCCGAGAAGCCGGAGCGCAACGCCGCCGAGGTCGCGCTCGTCGAGGCCGTGCGGCAGGCGGACGGCCTTCTCATCGCCACCCCCGGGTATCACGGGGGCGTCTCGGGGCTGGTGAAAAACGCGCTCGACCTGCTC from Deinococcus aestuarii carries:
- a CDS encoding TetR/AcrR family transcriptional regulator, which gives rise to MTELKGFRTPQQDRSRQSFERVLEAATELLGEKGYEQLTLAEVSQRAGVSTGSIYGRVRGKEDLLDAVQVHILERVERQQTELLDAIRAERLPFDALVVQMVTALGEFLRAQANLLRPLMARAPSNPTVATLGKRSFHKLKRGWADTLLDHRAEIGHPRPEHAVDACFSLAYAAFARYLGLGSAADVAGEGDWDELGRDLGEMSVLFLRYRMTP
- a CDS encoding ATP-binding protein, with amino-acid sequence MPDVTSPFVFLLGPARVTLGAGVQPFGVDQRYQLLAYLAWRGEWVGREGLAHLFWPESAPDTARGNFRHLLGRVRALELARGLEVERGRLRWAVPTDLAEFTRAVGEERWEGALELYGGPFLTGLDPEGTGEFAGWLERERERLHGLWRRALLCRAGELGAAGAHLQAAEGLDPLLEEDLDEEVLHAQVGALLRAGGHGRARRAYETFVARLRGEFGLEPTASLEGLGRRLGEPAQAAATAPSAPPAPASRSSLPTSPTSFVGRDLELAEIGRLLSEPDCRLLTLTGPGGIGKTRLALEAARTLGPHFPAGVFFVPLDALTSAALIPTQIARVLGVPPAGQGDGLDGVVGVIGRERMLLVLDNFEHLLGDADTTQALLERCEGLRLMVTSRERLGVEAEWLLPVQGLAYPEEQDFGPVHAGQFDAVGLFVERARRVRPDFAPTDETLPHLLALCRLVEGAPLGLELAAVWVRALPLEEIARELAQNLDFLGPGERGRPERHRGLRAVFEHSWRLLSPAEQEVLAGLAVFRGGFRLEAARQVVGAPLPVLASLVDKSLLRAHPTGRYGRHALLYGYTREKLAGHPDREAELRARHGAYFLGFLQGLGRALRGPDQKAALAAVDADLENVRLAWGWAVEHRRAGDLGRAAAPLAHYCTSRARSREGVEWLAGAEAALSDAEPAHRTALGQLWVAGAPLLHRLGRHAEAERWAGRGLALAREQGEEGAALPALTLLGSLTWRRGDYGRARSFLEEAVALARTRGEPFNLADSLNLLGNVTLDSGDLAGAGRHYEAALALHRTLGHQAEVVRLLNNLGCLAAYQGQLGASVARLEEGLRLARDVGLPRLVAQLLSSLAETQHEQGEWACAAATAREALDLARRSGDRRLEGILLMDLGRTATASGALEQGRRQLREALALLWSLGELPQVLRTLARWAEWYLAAAQPGRAAALLDLVVRHPKTKGVDQGPARRLRAELGGGERSASEDPEADLTAAVAELVGPPP
- a CDS encoding LLM class flavin-dependent oxidoreductase, with amino-acid sequence MRFSVFLVGRSTAPEQDRAIIGALTEHAREAEALGYDAVFMPDHHFTGYAPMSSDPFVFAAYLAGQLKRMHFGMSVTTVPLHHPVRFAERVNLLDQLTGGRLLVGIGSGTTPEEMIGFGVNYKETSRIAQENLDIAERLWQKAVDDDPVQFDTGHYKGAVIQRIVPAPYGERHAPLMSVALRESSALRAAQSGYPAFIPAFTPPKIGGTEPFTHVQKYFKVYRDALLAAGHPEEVVRSALSWTTHTYQCVHVAETDEQAREELEVILRGYQAAIDREMVYNKRAEEISDVKIHGTPDALSEDWIGTWCLYGSPETVRAHLQEYRDLGIGNVLMGFTNGPLTDERLRLGRQSMRLFAERVMPHFKAQERVGVGA
- a CDS encoding ABC transporter ATP-binding protein gives rise to the protein MTRPRPAPPAPPDALTPRQRAADLLQTLRLVWLASPRHSLTYAATSLAASALPAANLYVGKLLLDEVARAAQGGVTYRALLALLGVQVALGVFGSLLSTVQGAAQQLLGDSLQHGVSRRILDKASGMSVEAFEHAETYDQLQQAYREVGSRPLGVATQLVGLAGAVVTLVSVGALMARLGVWVLPLVLLASLPGVWVSNKFGVENYRMLRWQTHDARVQNYLGGLLTSDGLVKEVRLFGFEPYLLRRWRDYYLGFRRQLEDIIRRRSRWGFGAALASALLTGLASALILRRAAAGEITVGDFSIFVLGIAQVQGTVAGLLNGVSGIYQNLLYMRNLFDFLEKPGRDLDAGEEWQGNIETVEFQDVGFRYPLTDRDVLRGVSFTVRRGEALALVGENGAGKTTLVKLLTRLFEPTGGRILLNGLDASRFSPRSVQRQMSIIFQDYGQYQMSARENVAIAEVGRLEDGPRVEGAVRQAGAAFVDTLPQGIDTPLGRLFQGGRQLSGGQWQRLALARLYFRDASVLVFDEPTAALDARAEFETIEALRAQAGERITVLISHRFSTVRLADRIVLLEGGVVTEAGSHAELIARGGQYAALYALQARGYAAGAGEAAR